The Nitrospirota bacterium nucleotide sequence TACTCTGATCGATCTGCTCCCCCCCTGGCTGATCAAGCTCACCATCGACAATGTTATTAAAGAGTCCAATCTTTCACTGCTCAAGTGGATTATCGCAGCGATGATATCTGCCTATTTATTGAAAAATATTTTGACCCTGGCAAGAATTCGGCTCAATAATCATTTGGAACAAAAGATCATTTACGATATCCGTGATCATGTCTACCGCTCCCTGCAAAGACTTTCCCTCAGTTATTATGAGAACCGTTCGACGGGAGAAATCATGTCGCGGGTCAATAACGACGTCAATAATGTCGAGCGGATCTTTATCGACGGGATAGAAAGCATGACCATCGCGCTTTTTACTGTGGTCGGAATAACCGCCGTTCTCTTTTATTTGAACTGGAAACTTGCGCTCCTCTCTTTGATTCCGATTCCGGTTTTGGTTTTCAGCGCTCTGAAATTTACAACAAAGATTCACCACATGTATTCGATCATACGAGAGAAATCGGCCATCCTGAACTCTCGCATTCAGGATTCGATCTCGGGTATACGCGAAACGCTTTCGTTCAATGCACATGATTTCGAAATTGCCCGTTTTAATCGGGCCAGCGGGGATTATTGCAATGAAAGTCTCAAAGTTTCGGGACTCTGGTCACTCTATTCTCCGGGAATGATTTTTATCGGATCTCTCGGCACCCTGGTCGTTTTCGGATTTGGAACGGTCCAGGTCACGCGAGGGTCAATGACCATTGGAGAGTTGATCGCTTTTCTCTCCTATCTTGGTCTTTTCTACGCTCCGATAAATCAGATCCATTCGGTCAATCATATGCTTCAACATGCCCTCGCCTCCGGAGAACGGGTTTTTGAAGTCATCGACCAAATGCCGGAAATTGTCAATGTTGCACACCCCGTCTTTCCGGAATCAAAACTGAAGGGACGTATTCAATTTAATCAGGTCACTTTCCATTACCGTCCGGATCTCCCGGTTATTCAGGATATGAATTTTGAGATTAATCCCGGTGAAAAGATTGCATTAGTTGGGCCGAGCGGAGCCGGAAAAAGCACCCTCATTAAGCTATTAATGCGATTTTACGATATTGCAGAGG carries:
- a CDS encoding ABC transporter ATP-binding protein produces the protein MKSLLRVIVYLRPYKILAFLTLSSAALITLIDLLPPWLIKLTIDNVIKESNLSLLKWIIAAMISAYLLKNILTLARIRLNNHLEQKIIYDIRDHVYRSLQRLSLSYYENRSTGEIMSRVNNDVNNVERIFIDGIESMTIALFTVVGITAVLFYLNWKLALLSLIPIPVLVFSALKFTTKIHHMYSIIREKSAILNSRIQDSISGIRETLSFNAHDFEIARFNRASGDYCNESLKVSGLWSLYSPGMIFIGSLGTLVVFGFGTVQVTRGSMTIGELIAFLSYLGLFYAPINQIHSVNHMLQHALASGERVFEVIDQMPEIVNVAHPVFPESKLKGRIQFNQVTFHYRPDLPVIQDMNFEINPGEKIALVGPSGAGKSTLIKLLMRFYDIAEGAILIDDEDVRNYDLSSLRSQFGMVSQEPFLFNGTIRENIAYSLLTATDEEIA